In one window of Candidatus Kaelpia aquatica DNA:
- a CDS encoding Gfo/Idh/MocA family oxidoreductase: protein MKKIRVGVIGIGHLGTFHSKIYSQIPDVEVSFLSDIDLEKARSLASELKAEYSDDFRDGLSKVDAVSIATPTSTHYSIAKEFLSNGVDVLVEKPITIKLKDAESLIAIAKKNSRILQVGHVERFNKALTAIEDIPGEIKFIECHRIGSFSKRSTDVSVVLDLMIHDLDIILQFVSSRIKKIEATGLKVITDHPDIANARITFKNKTVCNITSSRVSDDSLRKIRIFKENCYISLDYQNQEVNIYRKVNGEIKKKHIDIEKEQPLQLELRSFVDAVKNRTQPEVSGEDARLALETALKIERIISRN from the coding sequence ATGAAAAAAATAAGAGTTGGAGTTATAGGCATAGGACATTTAGGGACATTTCACAGTAAGATTTACTCTCAGATTCCCGATGTAGAAGTAAGTTTTCTTTCAGATATTGATTTAGAAAAAGCACGTAGCCTAGCATCTGAATTAAAAGCTGAATATTCAGACGATTTTAGAGATGGGCTCTCTAAAGTAGACGCAGTAAGTATAGCCACTCCCACCTCAACGCATTACTCAATAGCAAAAGAGTTTCTAAGTAACGGGGTAGATGTGCTGGTAGAGAAGCCTATTACGATAAAGCTTAAAGATGCAGAGAGCCTGATCGCAATTGCCAAAAAAAACTCACGAATATTACAGGTTGGCCATGTAGAGAGGTTCAACAAGGCACTAACTGCAATAGAGGATATTCCGGGTGAAATTAAATTTATTGAATGCCACAGAATAGGCTCTTTCAGTAAAAGATCGACAGATGTTAGCGTTGTTCTTGATCTCATGATACATGATCTTGATATAATCCTTCAGTTTGTTTCTTCTAGAATAAAGAAAATTGAAGCAACAGGATTAAAAGTAATAACTGATCATCCCGACATAGCAAATGCCAGGATAACATTTAAAAATAAGACTGTGTGCAATATAACATCTTCCCGTGTATCCGATGATAGCTTACGCAAAATAAGAATTTTCAAAGAAAACTGCTACATATCTTTAGACTACCAGAATCAGGAAGTTAACATATACCGTAAGGTTAATGGAGAGATCAAAAAAAAACATATAGATATAGAAAAAGAGCAGCCTCTACAACTTGAACTCAGAAGCTTTGTAGATGCAGTCAAAAACAGGACTCAACCAGAAGTATCCGGAGAGGATGCAAGGTTAGCCTTAGAGACAGCTTTAAAAATAGAGCGAATAATCTCCCGCAACTAA
- the hisH gene encoding imidazole glycerol phosphate synthase subunit HisH: MKYITVIDYNMGNLHSVSKALERVSESRGVGIKVSNDREVISRASGIVFPGVGAFGKGMENIKKFDLIDILKGRIKEGIPFLGICLGLQLLFTESEEHGSFKGLDILSGKVMGFSRGVKTPHMGWNDVSYTGKKPDKDFRLFKNISDRDYFYFVHSFFVLPDNKDIIIAEVDYGKSIAAAVNKDNIYGVQFHPEKSGDSGLVIFSNFVEIVKGD; this comes from the coding sequence ATGAAATATATTACCGTGATTGATTACAACATGGGTAACTTACACAGCGTATCCAAAGCTTTAGAGAGAGTTTCTGAATCTCGGGGGGTTGGAATTAAGGTAAGCAATGATAGAGAGGTTATATCTAGAGCTTCTGGCATTGTCTTTCCAGGCGTAGGTGCTTTTGGAAAGGGGATGGAAAATATCAAGAAGTTTGATTTGATAGATATTTTAAAAGGGAGGATTAAAGAAGGAATACCTTTTCTTGGAATATGCTTAGGACTTCAGTTGTTATTTACAGAGAGCGAGGAACACGGAAGCTTCAAGGGGCTTGATATTTTATCTGGGAAGGTTATGGGATTCTCTAGAGGAGTTAAGACCCCTCATATGGGATGGAATGATGTTAGCTATACAGGTAAGAAGCCAGATAAAGATTTTAGGTTATTTAAAAATATTTCAGATAGAGATTATTTCTATTTTGTTCATTCTTTTTTTGTTTTGCCTGATAATAAGGATATTATTATTGCAGAAGTTGATTATGGAAAGAGTATTGCTGCAGCTGTAAATAAAGATAATATTTATGGTGTTCAGTTTCATCCTGAGAAAAGTGGAGATTCTGGATTGGTTATATTTTCAAATTTTGTTGAAATAGTTAAAGGAGATTAA
- a CDS encoding penicillin-binding protein 2 encodes MVYLQLIKGDQFYQIALKQQERYLIVRGERGKIFDSCGRVFAMDRNIYSIFADPSRVSDKKAAAIKIAAVLDMDFKLVSERLNKDRMFVWLKRGLEHDKAREYLKEIDLSGIGIKVERKRVYPHDALASQVLGAVDIDNRGISGLEFHYNDMLEGTEGYRLTLGDGKNLTLNGFTTTYMPPKNGNTLVLTIDQVLQHYAQEEARQVYEKYKAKRVSIVIMDPHNGEILSLVNIPAFNPNRITDADLSNMRNFAISDLFEPGSVLKVITAAALLDQGLLRLEDKIYCENGIYKMGRRILHDYHAYGDLDFKSVIVYSSNIGVAKSVMKMDKYEFHEYLRLFGVGEPTGVDLPGESGGILREPGDWSDYSQVSIAMGQEVAVNCLHLGKIMSIIANGGYSVEPHIVKEVRDENGFKVKSMTPSKGERVLSLEAANKMQLLLQEVVESGTGRHAKSSLYSIAGKTGTAQKANLKDGGYHKNRYVATFMGFLPVEDPKIVIVVTVDEPQPIHLGGVVSAPAFKNIAEKAMLYLTVSENKRGVSNAVKQSFVWN; translated from the coding sequence TTGGTTTATCTGCAGCTAATAAAAGGAGATCAGTTTTACCAAATAGCCCTCAAACAACAGGAGAGGTATTTAATAGTCAGAGGGGAGAGAGGCAAGATTTTTGATTCTTGCGGCAGGGTTTTTGCTATGGATAGAAACATTTATTCGATATTTGCTGATCCAAGCAGGGTGTCTGATAAAAAAGCGGCTGCTATCAAAATAGCAGCTGTACTTGATATGGATTTTAAGTTAGTTTCAGAAAGATTAAATAAAGACCGCATGTTTGTGTGGCTTAAGAGAGGCTTAGAACATGATAAAGCTCGGGAGTATCTTAAAGAGATTGACTTAAGCGGAATAGGAATTAAAGTTGAGAGAAAGAGAGTATATCCCCATGATGCTCTTGCTTCTCAGGTGCTGGGCGCAGTTGACATTGACAATAGAGGTATATCCGGACTGGAGTTCCATTATAACGATATGCTAGAAGGAACTGAAGGGTATAGGCTTACTTTAGGTGATGGGAAAAATTTGACTCTAAATGGGTTCACGACGACTTATATGCCTCCCAAGAACGGCAACACATTAGTACTTACAATAGACCAGGTTTTACAACATTATGCTCAGGAAGAAGCTAGGCAAGTTTATGAGAAGTATAAAGCCAAGAGGGTTTCTATCGTTATTATGGATCCTCACAATGGAGAGATACTCTCTCTTGTAAATATTCCAGCCTTTAACCCTAATAGGATAACTGATGCGGATTTAAGCAATATGAGGAATTTTGCTATTTCAGATCTTTTTGAACCTGGTTCGGTTTTGAAAGTCATTACAGCCGCCGCTCTCTTAGATCAAGGGCTCCTAAGATTGGAGGATAAAATTTATTGTGAGAATGGAATCTATAAAATGGGTAGGAGAATATTGCATGATTATCATGCTTATGGAGATTTAGATTTTAAGTCTGTAATAGTCTATTCAAGTAATATTGGGGTGGCAAAATCAGTGATGAAGATGGATAAATATGAATTCCATGAATACTTAAGGCTTTTTGGTGTTGGTGAGCCTACAGGCGTAGATTTGCCTGGGGAGTCCGGGGGCATATTAAGGGAGCCTGGTGATTGGTCTGATTATAGTCAAGTATCTATTGCAATGGGTCAAGAAGTAGCTGTTAATTGTTTGCATCTTGGTAAGATTATGAGCATAATAGCTAATGGAGGCTATTCCGTGGAACCTCATATAGTCAAAGAGGTGAGGGATGAGAATGGGTTTAAAGTAAAAAGCATGACCCCATCTAAGGGTGAGAGGGTATTGAGCTTAGAGGCTGCAAATAAGATGCAGCTCCTATTGCAGGAAGTGGTTGAGAGCGGTACCGGCAGGCATGCTAAAAGCAGTCTTTATAGTATAGCCGGTAAGACAGGTACAGCCCAAAAGGCTAATTTAAAAGATGGTGGATATCATAAGAATAGGTACGTTGCTACATTCATGGGTTTTCTCCCAGTTGAAGATCCTAAGATTGTAATCGTTGTAACAGTAGATGAGCCGCAGCCTATACATCTTGGCGGCGTAGTATCTGCTCCGGCGTTTAAGAACATAGCAGAAAAAGCAATGTTATATTTAACGGTTTCTGAAAACAAGAGAGGGGTTTCTAATGCAGTTAAGCAGAGTTTTGTCTGGAATTGA
- a CDS encoding thermonuclease family protein yields the protein MKNIYLKAIIAAFALFILFQYFNQQINYPKVAFVEDVIDGDTILLSSGKMVRLLGLNTPETKMNINGEWREKESLWGERAYLFSKNNLKNKKIRIEYDREKKDRYGRLLGYVFSEDNFINQALLSEGLAVIDVRFPNFKYLDQLSSSFKDAKERGKGIWSDLKIIGPNDLSEYDGEIVAVEGVVIDVYNSEELLFFLLPSEFKFVIFKKSLPSLKIEEMVVLKDEIIRVSGMVKRYKSSYQMVIHHPYQLEVLR from the coding sequence GTGAAAAATATTTATCTTAAAGCCATCATTGCAGCATTTGCTCTTTTTATTCTATTTCAATATTTTAATCAACAGATTAATTATCCTAAGGTAGCTTTTGTTGAAGATGTTATTGATGGAGACACCATTCTGCTCTCTAGTGGAAAGATGGTAAGACTGCTTGGCCTAAATACCCCGGAGACAAAAATGAACATAAATGGAGAGTGGAGAGAGAAAGAGAGCTTATGGGGTGAGAGAGCCTATCTTTTCAGTAAGAACAATCTTAAGAACAAGAAGATCAGGATAGAGTATGACAGAGAGAAAAAGGATAGATATGGAAGGTTACTAGGATATGTTTTTTCAGAAGATAACTTTATAAATCAGGCTTTATTAAGCGAAGGCTTAGCTGTCATAGATGTAAGGTTCCCCAATTTTAAATATCTAGACCAACTATCCTCGAGCTTTAAAGATGCTAAAGAGCGTGGAAAGGGTATCTGGTCTGATTTAAAAATAATAGGGCCTAACGATCTGTCTGAATATGACGGGGAGATAGTTGCTGTTGAAGGGGTGGTGATTGATGTTTATAATAGTGAGGAGCTTCTGTTCTTTCTTTTGCCTTCTGAGTTTAAATTTGTTATATTCAAAAAGAGTTTGCCTTCTTTAAAAATTGAAGAAATGGTTGTTTTAAAAGATGAGATTATAAGAGTATCCGGCATGGTTAAAAGATATAAAAGTTCTTATCAGATGGTGATACACCATCCTTACCAATTGGAGGTTTTAAGATGA
- the trxA gene encoding thioredoxin, whose amino-acid sequence MQEVNVDNFKSEVLESSAPVLVDFWAPWCGPCKMISPILEEVAVGFEGRVKFSKLNVDDNTQIATDYGIMSIPALILFKEGRPTAQIIGVQSKEGITKFLETNA is encoded by the coding sequence ATGCAAGAAGTAAATGTAGACAACTTTAAAAGCGAAGTCTTAGAATCATCTGCTCCTGTTTTGGTCGATTTTTGGGCTCCCTGGTGTGGGCCCTGTAAAATGATCAGTCCCATACTTGAGGAAGTGGCCGTTGGTTTTGAAGGTAGGGTTAAATTTTCAAAGCTAAATGTTGATGATAATACTCAGATAGCCACTGACTATGGAATTATGAGCATACCGGCGCTAATTCTTTTTAAAGAGGGAAGGCCGACTGCTCAGATTATAGGTGTTCAATCAAAAGAAGGAATAACTAAATTTCTTGAAACCAATGCTTAA
- a CDS encoding HAMP domain-containing sensor histidine kinase has product MVNLKTKGIILFIMGVVLFSCPAQARRIKKDTLKSSVQRLSVSEAQQVLLGSIVTIRDNFPRLIETTREGLLIYETEGLDAFEEKVWSDIQEANKTIKDAINRINALSGYIGFEADPLRQMVDEFLQDIAHEMETDKIMIGFGGDFSFNVTFSLGLSDLEHAQFIEGLEDIGYYFRSLEKGSTMDSTDLESKALKGQEVLQSLGIHSGAHYQGHLTLDAKKLVFEDFIQYLIVGRTEAGINQGGEFSDQDSQRLEALIRERLDVFRQIRSALFKEWAGFCLQSTMVKHRGGVDELNFKLNATIDYLPKYLEGMRNGGLDNAEHEEHFLNILRVFANLESPESYQAFNDLNTYIDLVKMGIDFSPQDITPVLKERIEYFRGQVEQKGLDYKIAIGVEDAIINCDLNQIAFIVDTLIENAIKYTPQGAVRVAVTQEHGEIGDIVGLSGTPTCDYLEIIVGDTGIGIPKEDIYKVEHRGFRAGNVGEIEGTGVGLDLAYNIIASNLHGFMTIVSELNEGTCVVIRLPIVSSP; this is encoded by the coding sequence ATGGTAAACCTAAAGACCAAGGGGATTATTTTATTCATAATGGGGGTTGTTTTGTTTTCTTGTCCTGCTCAGGCACGACGGATAAAAAAGGATACTTTAAAATCCTCTGTTCAGAGATTATCAGTTTCTGAAGCACAGCAAGTGTTGTTGGGTAGCATAGTAACTATTCGGGATAATTTTCCACGCTTGATTGAAACTACAAGAGAGGGTCTTTTAATTTATGAAACTGAAGGGCTTGATGCTTTTGAAGAAAAAGTCTGGAGTGATATTCAGGAAGCAAATAAAACCATTAAGGATGCAATAAACAGGATAAATGCTTTAAGTGGGTATATTGGTTTTGAAGCAGATCCGTTACGTCAAATGGTTGATGAATTTTTACAAGATATTGCTCATGAGATGGAGACTGATAAAATTATGATTGGATTTGGTGGAGACTTTAGTTTTAATGTTACGTTTTCCTTAGGGTTGTCCGATTTAGAACACGCTCAATTTATTGAGGGATTAGAAGACATAGGCTATTATTTTCGTTCTCTAGAAAAAGGCTCAACTATGGATAGTACAGACTTAGAAAGCAAAGCTTTAAAAGGCCAGGAAGTACTTCAATCGCTGGGCATACATTCAGGAGCTCATTATCAAGGGCATTTAACTTTAGACGCAAAAAAGTTGGTGTTTGAAGATTTTATCCAATATTTAATTGTTGGTAGAACTGAAGCTGGAATAAATCAAGGAGGTGAATTTAGCGATCAAGATTCACAAAGACTAGAAGCGTTAATAAGAGAGAGACTAGATGTTTTTCGTCAGATACGCAGTGCATTGTTTAAAGAGTGGGCTGGTTTCTGCTTACAGAGCACAATGGTAAAACATAGGGGTGGTGTGGATGAGTTAAACTTTAAGCTTAATGCAACAATTGATTATTTGCCAAAATATTTGGAGGGAATGCGGAATGGAGGTTTAGATAACGCTGAACATGAAGAGCATTTTTTAAATATATTGCGTGTTTTTGCAAATTTAGAAAGCCCTGAATCATACCAAGCGTTTAATGATCTCAATACTTATATTGATTTAGTCAAAATGGGGATAGATTTTTCACCCCAAGATATTACGCCAGTGCTTAAAGAAAGAATTGAATATTTTAGAGGTCAAGTAGAGCAGAAAGGGCTTGATTATAAAATTGCAATTGGTGTTGAGGATGCGATTATAAATTGCGATCTAAATCAAATAGCTTTTATAGTCGATACTCTTATAGAGAATGCTATAAAATACACTCCTCAAGGTGCTGTAAGAGTAGCAGTAACTCAAGAGCATGGTGAAATCGGTGATATAGTAGGATTATCAGGAACTCCTACTTGTGATTATTTGGAAATTATCGTCGGAGATACAGGTATCGGAATACCCAAGGAAGATATTTATAAGGTTGAGCATAGAGGTTTTAGAGCTGGTAATGTTGGTGAGATAGAAGGAACAGGGGTAGGTCTTGATTTAGCATACAATATTATTGCGTCGAATTTACATGGATTTATGACTATTGTATCAGAGTTAAACGAAGGCACTTGCGTAGTTATCAGACTTCCAATAGTAAGTAGTCCGTAA
- the mraZ gene encoding division/cell wall cluster transcriptional repressor MraZ, giving the protein MFYGEYEHSLDEKGRVVLPAKFRQLAKKKIIKKFYLTRGMEKCLFLFPENEWRGQEDKFKALSIMKKDARSFNRIYFSGATEVMPDSQGRFLIPSYLKNYSEIKRELVVIGVSSRIEVWAKSKWDEFCETQLKNFEDIAEKLIEE; this is encoded by the coding sequence ATGTTTTACGGAGAATACGAACACAGTCTGGATGAAAAGGGCAGAGTGGTCTTACCGGCCAAATTCAGGCAATTAGCCAAGAAGAAGATAATCAAGAAGTTTTACCTTACACGCGGTATGGAGAAATGCCTTTTTCTTTTCCCCGAGAATGAATGGAGAGGGCAAGAGGATAAGTTTAAAGCTCTTTCTATTATGAAAAAAGACGCTCGAAGTTTTAACAGGATATATTTCTCCGGAGCAACTGAGGTAATGCCTGATTCTCAAGGCAGATTTTTAATACCATCTTATCTGAAGAATTATTCTGAAATTAAGAGGGAGCTTGTTGTCATAGGAGTCTCAAGCAGGATAGAGGTATGGGCTAAGTCTAAGTGGGATGAATTTTGTGAAACACAACTTAAGAATTTTGAAGATATAGCCGAAAAGCTTATTGAGGAATGA
- the lpxB gene encoding lipid-A-disaccharide synthase, which produces MKKIFVIAGEPSGDFHGNLLVNEIKDRDPEIQFYGLGGDKMRSAGVCIYYDLASNAIVGFFDVIKKISFFKKLFHEILAKIKEEQPEAVIFIDYPGFNLKLVKEVKKLNIKTIYYISPQLWAWREKRIDIIKRYVDKMFVFFEFERDFYKKFGVEVEFIGHPFLDTIKSELTGDAFLEKYQLDKNKRRVFLMPGSRENEFKKHMPVIKKSLAEISKKYELDALLLIPEHLKKYLDQSITNSFKIITDNAYNAMYHSHVGVVASGTATLEAAIIGNPFLVIYKTSLINYLILKPMIKIKHVGMVNLILKEEAMPELIQYKFNHKNLTEYLEKILSDEEYCSSLKEKLNDFKGKLGDKGAVARATSSILDYISK; this is translated from the coding sequence ATGAAGAAAATATTTGTTATAGCAGGTGAGCCTTCAGGGGATTTCCACGGCAATCTCCTAGTCAATGAAATAAAAGATAGAGACCCTGAGATTCAATTCTATGGATTAGGCGGAGATAAGATGCGCTCTGCTGGAGTATGCATATATTATGATTTGGCATCCAACGCAATAGTCGGTTTTTTTGATGTTATTAAGAAAATCTCTTTCTTTAAAAAACTATTCCATGAGATATTAGCCAAGATCAAAGAGGAACAACCAGAGGCTGTCATATTCATAGATTACCCAGGATTTAACCTCAAGCTTGTTAAGGAGGTCAAAAAACTCAATATAAAAACAATATACTACATCAGCCCTCAACTTTGGGCTTGGAGAGAGAAAAGAATAGATATTATAAAAAGATATGTCGATAAGATGTTTGTATTCTTTGAATTTGAGAGAGATTTTTATAAAAAATTCGGAGTTGAAGTTGAATTCATAGGCCACCCTTTTCTAGATACAATAAAATCTGAATTAACAGGAGATGCATTCTTAGAAAAATACCAACTAGATAAAAACAAAAGAAGGGTATTCCTTATGCCGGGTTCAAGAGAGAATGAGTTTAAAAAACATATGCCTGTAATAAAAAAATCTCTGGCCGAAATTTCAAAAAAATACGAATTAGACGCTCTACTACTAATCCCAGAACACTTAAAAAAATATTTAGATCAGAGTATCACTAATTCTTTTAAGATAATCACAGATAATGCCTACAATGCAATGTACCACTCTCACGTTGGAGTAGTAGCTTCAGGAACAGCAACTCTTGAAGCTGCCATTATAGGCAACCCATTCCTTGTAATATATAAAACATCATTGATTAACTATCTAATCCTTAAACCAATGATTAAAATAAAGCATGTTGGGATGGTCAATCTAATATTAAAAGAAGAGGCAATGCCCGAACTTATCCAATATAAATTCAACCACAAGAACCTAACAGAATATCTTGAAAAAATATTGTCGGATGAAGAATATTGTTCTAGCTTAAAAGAAAAACTTAACGACTTTAAAGGCAAGCTAGGAGACAAAGGAGCTGTAGCTAGAGCAACGAGCTCAATATTAGACTACATCTCTAAATAG
- the trxB gene encoding thioredoxin-disulfide reductase, whose protein sequence is MRDVAVVGLGPSGMTAALYLTRSKLDILCFEKTSPGGQIVMTDNIENYPGFPEGISGYKLAELFKKQLQNYPVEIKSEEVISIEKKDNLIVKTSFFDYEVLSVIVSTGAYPRRLGIKGEDVFIGRGVSYCATCDANFFKGKRVAVLGGGDSAIEEAIFLSKFVEKLYLIHRRDRLRAVGVLQDKILALTNVEFVLDSAIEEIGGDSKVNFIQVKNLKTADSKRIDLDGVFIFAGYTPNTQFLKEFLQLDSEGYIIAADSFKTSIEGVFTAGDVRSSSLKQVISASGEGAHAAVKVSKYLDKIKGVSYD, encoded by the coding sequence ATGAGAGATGTTGCGGTTGTTGGCTTAGGTCCCAGCGGTATGACAGCGGCTCTCTATCTCACTCGTTCTAAGTTGGATATTCTATGTTTTGAAAAGACATCTCCTGGCGGGCAGATTGTTATGACTGATAATATAGAGAATTATCCCGGTTTTCCTGAAGGCATATCTGGATATAAGCTAGCCGAACTTTTTAAAAAGCAGCTTCAGAATTATCCAGTTGAAATAAAGAGCGAAGAAGTTATCTCTATTGAAAAAAAAGATAATCTTATCGTTAAGACCTCTTTTTTTGACTATGAGGTGTTGAGTGTTATAGTCTCAACGGGAGCGTATCCTAGAAGATTGGGCATCAAAGGAGAGGATGTTTTTATTGGTCGTGGTGTTTCATATTGTGCTACATGTGATGCTAATTTCTTTAAAGGCAAGAGAGTGGCTGTATTGGGCGGGGGTGACTCTGCTATTGAGGAGGCTATATTTCTTTCCAAGTTTGTAGAGAAACTATATTTAATACATCGTAGAGATAGGCTGAGAGCTGTGGGTGTACTTCAGGATAAGATTCTAGCTCTTACTAATGTGGAGTTTGTTTTAGATAGTGCTATAGAGGAGATAGGTGGTGATTCTAAAGTAAATTTTATTCAGGTAAAGAATTTGAAAACCGCAGATAGTAAGAGGATAGATTTAGACGGTGTTTTTATTTTTGCCGGTTATACTCCAAATACTCAGTTTTTGAAAGAGTTTTTGCAATTAGATTCAGAAGGTTATATAATTGCTGCAGATAGTTTCAAAACTTCGATAGAAGGGGTTTTTACTGCAGGTGATGTAAGGAGTAGTTCTCTTAAGCAGGTTATCTCTGCTTCTGGAGAAGGTGCTCATGCGGCGGTTAAAGTTTCGAAGTATCTAGATAAGATAAAAGGGGTCTCTTATGATTAA
- the hisF gene encoding imidazole glycerol phosphate synthase subunit HisF — protein sequence MLTKRIIPCLDVKGGRVVKGINFVNLKDAGDPVEQAKVYNAQGADELVFLDIAASFEDRGPMLEIITKTAEQVFIPLTVGGGVRSIDDIRELLKAGADKVSINTAAVKSPGLIKESAVEFGSQCIVVAIDAKKEEEGRWEVYITGGRTSSGLDAIEWVKEIEELGAGEILLTSMDRDGTKDGYDLELTKKVVAAVNIPVIASGGAGELEHLYQAFNITDCDAVLAASIFHYGECTIKEAKEYLKRNGISIRPI from the coding sequence ATGCTGACTAAAAGAATAATACCCTGTCTTGATGTTAAAGGTGGGCGGGTTGTTAAAGGCATAAACTTTGTTAATTTAAAAGATGCTGGAGACCCAGTAGAGCAGGCCAAGGTTTATAACGCTCAAGGTGCGGATGAGCTAGTATTTCTTGATATTGCTGCCTCTTTTGAAGATAGAGGCCCTATGCTTGAAATCATAACAAAAACAGCTGAGCAGGTCTTTATCCCTTTAACAGTTGGAGGTGGGGTGAGGAGTATTGATGATATTAGAGAACTCCTTAAAGCCGGAGCTGATAAAGTCTCTATTAATACAGCGGCTGTTAAAAGTCCAGGTTTAATTAAGGAGTCAGCCGTTGAGTTTGGTAGTCAGTGTATAGTCGTGGCTATAGATGCTAAAAAAGAGGAAGAGGGTAGGTGGGAAGTCTATATCACTGGAGGAAGGACATCATCTGGTTTAGATGCTATAGAGTGGGTGAAAGAGATTGAAGAGCTGGGGGCAGGTGAGATTCTTTTAACCAGTATGGATAGAGATGGGACTAAAGATGGATATGACTTAGAGTTAACTAAAAAAGTAGTGGCTGCAGTCAATATTCCTGTAATTGCTTCAGGGGGCGCTGGAGAGCTCGAACATCTTTATCAAGCTTTCAATATTACAGACTGCGATGCTGTTCTTGCAGCTTCAATATTTCATTATGGTGAGTGTACAATCAAAGAGGCTAAAGAATATCTCAAAAGGAATGGAATTTCAATAAGACCTATTTAG
- the rsmH gene encoding 16S rRNA (cytosine(1402)-N(4))-methyltransferase RsmH translates to MNTLLKEVIMDEKNRAEHIPVMLNESIDFMNLKAGDVVVDCTVGMGGHSERILECILPGGKLIAIDRDSEGLKLAKEKLSRFKDSFYIFNDNFTNIKQILRSLNIEKVDAVLFDLGISSYQLESDRGFSFKRDAFLDMRMDTRSKLIAYDIVNYYSEREISRILKDFGEERYHQRIARGIVLARKEKAIETTKELSGVILKAVPHSYTNKRISPATRTFQALRIAVNRELESIFTAVKDAIDVLLPEGRIVVISFHSLEDRIIKRTFRDFQKEGHLQSLTSKPLIPSPLEVDINPRSRSAKLRVGKKCKNSDLNLFLKIFML, encoded by the coding sequence ATGAATACTTTATTAAAAGAGGTAATTATGGATGAGAAAAACAGAGCCGAGCATATTCCTGTTATGCTGAATGAATCTATAGATTTTATGAATCTTAAAGCAGGCGATGTTGTAGTGGATTGTACTGTTGGTATGGGTGGGCATTCAGAGAGAATATTAGAGTGCATATTGCCAGGCGGTAAGCTCATTGCAATAGATAGAGACTCTGAAGGCTTGAAGTTGGCTAAAGAGAAGCTTTCTCGATTTAAAGACAGTTTCTATATTTTTAATGACAATTTTACAAATATAAAACAGATACTCCGTTCTCTAAATATAGAGAAGGTGGATGCGGTCTTATTTGACCTAGGAATATCCTCTTACCAGCTTGAAAGCGATAGAGGATTTAGTTTTAAAAGAGATGCATTTCTAGATATGCGCATGGATACCAGGAGCAAGTTGATAGCTTACGATATAGTCAATTACTATTCCGAAAGAGAGATTTCAAGGATTTTGAAAGATTTTGGAGAAGAGAGATATCATCAACGTATTGCGCGCGGGATCGTCTTGGCTAGAAAAGAGAAAGCGATAGAGACAACCAAAGAGCTTTCAGGGGTGATCTTAAAAGCAGTGCCGCACTCTTATACAAATAAAAGGATAAGCCCCGCTACGCGAACTTTTCAAGCATTACGTATAGCGGTCAACAGAGAATTGGAGAGCATCTTTACAGCAGTTAAGGATGCGATAGATGTTTTGCTTCCAGAGGGAAGGATAGTAGTGATAAGTTTTCATTCCCTAGAGGATAGAATTATAAAACGTACTTTTAGGGATTTTCAGAAAGAGGGGCATCTGCAGTCTCTTACTTCTAAGCCGCTGATTCCTTCTCCTCTGGAAGTTGATATTAACCCTAGGTCGAGAAGCGCTAAATTGCGTGTAGGTAAAAAATGTAAAAATTCAGATCTAAACTTATTTTTGAAAATATTTATGCTATGA